The DNA sequence ATATCGTTCAGCGACTGTGGCCAAACGACCACACAAGACAATAAAGCGCGGTTAAGGTGGCTTTGAAACAAGTCCATCGGGGAGACAGATATCAAGAACTGGCCAACTGGATGAATTCCAAGGCTTTCGGCCTCACAAATTAAATCAGTGCTTTAAGCCAACCGAGGAACCACATGCTTTTCAAGTGCCACGAGGAGCAAGCATTACTGAATCTTTTCAACAAACTGCAGTGACCAAAGTGTAATCAATGGCTACTGGAAAGAAAATGTACTTTATACAACTTAGATCTAGCTCTGTGAAAAACGGTACCAATACAATTTAACCAATtactataaataaatgatgtaatgtcCTTTTTAGCAGTAATGTGGTTTTATGAGATTATAAAGGTATAAGAGTGAAATGagtggctgttttttttgttttcttgtatgGTTTACAAGGGTTTGACTAGATCCAATCTATCCACATTTTCTCTGCTAGAATTAATATCTATTTTGGACCAATTATATCACAGTCAAACTGAAATGTCTTAATTCACCTTCAAATCAGCTCCTGAATTTTCTAGGTATGATTGACAATCTTATTTTAGTCCCAAGATGATTGTATGGTGCGGTGCAAtgaattttttatttgttccttCTAATAACAACATTGACTTTCTAGGTTAGTCAGGTGCAGATTGGGTACCTCAACAAtcatcttcttccttccatataAACCCACTTCATGGTAAAATAAAaatttgaataataaaatgttcacattacTGTCTACCTCTGCGTACACTGTGAttcatgaatgaaaaacagcagcagtcaaaaaactgaaaatgcaaGGTACTATACTTCTCTTATAAACAAaacttttataaaatatatatgcatatatatataaaagaaaaacttaaaaatatttcttataCTTTTTAGTAAAGCAAGCAGTGCCTTCTAAAATATCTGCttgattgtttttaaattttctgaaaaacaaaaaagtacttgtgtattataataataatcataataacagtaaataattattgaacaaacactgacaaaacTAATGATAAAAACTGATGTGGTTCCTTAAGAGAATATTCGGATGGCCTGTGTGACCTGGGTGTGGCACACTGGGCACTCCGGGTGGTTGAGCTCACAGATTCGGATGGCACACTCCATGCAGAAGAGGTTATGGCCACAGGGCACCAAGGCAGCCGTAACTTTGCTCTCAAAGCAGGTCATGCAGTCCCGCACAGTGGCCGGTGGCGAGTCCGGCACTGGCAGACGGCCTGGAAACCCCTCGCCGGCTGAGGTGGGCTCACTGTGGGCGCGACGGGCCTGGGCATGAGGTGAGCCGGATACGGGCACAATGCTGGTGACTGAAGAGTTGTTGTTACTTCCACCTCCGCAGGACTCGGGTAAGCCTGGGGAGAGTCTGgtcagagggagagggaggccTCCGAAGCTCTTGGAACGCTGCTGGGCGTAGAAGGCCACCTGTTTGGGGTAGTCGGGGTCGCCCCAGCTCTGGGTACCCTCAGATCCAAAATAAGAGCAGGGCTTCTCTCCGGAGCTAGAGAAGTTGCCCTTGTTATAGATTccccctccttcacctcctcctcctcctcctcctcctccccctccaacCATGGCATCTGAGAAGTTCTGGCGGTAGCTGCTGGTGAGGGGCTTGCGCTGGCCCCCCTGCAGCCCCCACACCTGCTGTAGCCGGCTCTCCAGACCACCGCTGCTGCCCGCTGGGCTGCTTCCACCATTCGGCCCCAGACAGTCATTCTCATTATTGTGGTCGTGCAGACCTCCTGTTCGGAAGGCGATGTGTGCTTCAATCTCCTCGCGGGCCCGCTCGGCGTTGCTGGGTGACCCCGTGATTTCAAAGACAGGGTCGCGGTCTCGACTTGGAGTGACGATGTAAGTGCAGGTTTGCTGCTGGATGCGTTTGATGGTGGAGCCCTTAGGCCCCACAACCAGCCCCACGACACGATATGGCACTCTCACCTGAATGGTGGTCTGACCTGGCAAAGGTGTTGGCGGGGAGCCACTAAAGGACACCCCCAGCTTGTTGCGGGATGCCCGAAGCATGGAGAAGTGCTCAGCAGCAGAGATGATTTCACGGCGGGCCAATGCAACATCCTCCTTCCGGCCAGTGATTAAGAACACCGGTTCCTCTCCTCTAACGGGGGTTTTGATGTAGGTGTTGGTCTTGGCCCGCAGGGCTTTGATCTTGCAACCTgcagagaaacaacaacatgcattttaaaataagtaaatttGATACGCCATGTCAATTATGCGATTCACAAATCAAGTTAAAAGGTTACGCGTGGGCACACACTTTATCAACCTGAGCTGTTAGAAATCTACAGTTGTCCTCTGTTCAGTGTAAATTTAGATTTATTCACtatttatgatcattttaactCACAGGTTTTTGCTGGCAAAGGGTACACAGATGTATTACCATAATTTAAGAGGTTTCAAGCACCCAAGCATTAGTGCACTAATTTATTAGCTCTAAATCAGACTCACAACTGACTAAGAGATACATGGGTCGTGCAGAGGTATTGGCCAGCTTAGATATGAATGTTGTGAAGGATTGAAGAGCAGCAGATGCgatacatttacagtatgttggTGAGCAATCACTGCATGACCTCTCCTTGAACTTAAGAGACAATACAGGCAACCCACATGTGCTCAGTTTTTGAGCATTTATTGCTCTGAGTCTGCCCTGTTTTTGATCAGTGTGTAATAGTTTACTCTATTAAGTGCTTTTAAGGTAGAGTCTTAATGTGAGAGTGCAGGGTAATGTTATTTCATGACAAATTACCCGACTCTGTAATGGGACAGAGCAGGATATACACTAAATCACTGATTATTTAGGAGGATTGTCAGGTACATTTGAGGTCAAAGAGAACGTGGTATGAAAATACAGCAATACTGTTTATATTCCACCCATGAAGACCATTGAACGGGTCAGTTTTCATTCAGAAATGGAGTCATTATCCTCATTAAGAGTTTCACTTTTGGTATTGACGAATCCAACATGCCTCTCCTGTCTCTTTTTGGATGAGCAAGAACCATCAGGCGTCTATTCAGTGAGCTCATCTTACCAGTCTCCAGCTGCTTCAGATCACACAGCACACCATTGCATTACCTATCtaaaaatcaaagcagcaggTATCCTAGGGGTTTAAAGACACTTTAAGTTGAAGACGAATGTCTCGCTAATGCTACTAAATAGGTCCACTTTGTTCGGGAACACTTACTCCTCAGGAAGCAGTGGCATGGACAGAGGGATAGTGATGCTCTGAAGGTTTAGTACTGCTCATACTCTAAACCAGAAAATACCCTTCGTGGCCATTGCCTCGTATCAGGCTAACAGACCTCTCCAAGGCATAAAGGATCACAGAGCAATTGACAAATTCCTACTGTCGAAACTACGTTGCACCTTTTAATTAGACCAAATTAATGTCTCAATTATAGAATTATCTGTAAACAAAATAGGCAAAGATTAATTAATTGCAACCAGAAATTAAGGTCACTGGagacaaatgtattttcaaCTGTTAAACTGCAGTGTAAGAGGTGCCTGTGATTCAAAACAAAGCCACCCTTGATGGGAAGGTGCAAGAGCATCCTCGGGAATCAATGCCTGTGACACTGACAGAGGAAAACAATCATATCTATCTCTTCTTCATCATAACAGGGTGCTCAGTTTGCCAGATTCACCAGGCACGCTGTGATGCACGGTCCTGAGTAGAAGGGGGTGTGTACGTAGTGCCAGCTAACGAAGGGCCTGAATCAAAAAGCAGCTCATCTCAAATCCCCCCAAATCAGCACTTCTTCTCGGTCAAGGCAAAAGGGCCCTCTCGCTGCACTTGTGCTCACTGGATCCACCCTTCGGCTGTCTTCGGTTACCCCATTAAAATTCAAAACTTACACTTCAGAGTAAAGAACAGGAGCTGCAATGAGAGACAAGGAGCACTTAGCAGCACAAACTAAATCCACATTACCCCAGCAGAGGAGCAAGGGGGAACCTATCAGTAAAAGAAGATATCTCAACTCCTCCTAACCTGCTGTGACAATATTTGAgacctgtttgtttttgttagtaaCACAAGTTAAGATTTACTGATGGTGCCCTACCCACCCTTGCACTTCCCTCTCAATCCTTCCCCCTATTTCTCCCTCTCCTGACTCAGACAGCCATGTGGTATTGAGAGTGTGCAGTGAAGTGGGGCTCATGAGGAGCCCCTTGTGTTGAGCTCCAAGGCGTGACTCCCATTCAGCTTTTGGATGCTATACTGCCCATCCTTGTTTTTCTCTGCCCCTCTCTCACCCATGGGTTCATCACAACAGTTTAACAAAGGGTGCAGCCACATAAACACCATCACCAAGCAGAAGaagagcaaaaacaacaacaacaacaacttagGTTCAAGCTTGTTTGCAGCTCCACTAAACATAAATATGTTAACTGGATAAAGTGGAAAAAATCACCTGGAGGCAGCTTTGTTGCAAATGAGCACAAACAACTGaatattgtgttttaaagaAAGGATTCCCACCTCCTAGTGCAACTTCTCGCTGAGTCACCCTTTTAGACCATCCCGTGTGCCAAGCAGAAACACTGTCTTAATGTGCCCCTCCCCTCAATCCCCCAACCCCACTTTCACACCTTTGTTTGACAGCTGCTGTCATTCAACTTCATGTCTTTGTTAgattttaatctaaaaaaaaccctccaccTTTAAGAGAAATAGACAGAATCTATAATGTGTCTGGAATTGAACTTTCCAACTCCCTCttatggagggaaaaaaaaacaaggggaCCACGCTCCCTCGCTCTATTGTCCAATTGTGTCACTGGGGCAGTGCGCAACATAAACAACGAGCTGAATAAATTTGAGAAGAGGCTAAACATCCTCCACCATTAAGACCAAATGTCtaaatctgattattttcttatagAGGAATTCAAAGTGAAAGACATTCCTTCTCTCCACCAGCTGCACGTTGCCTTTTTGAACAGTCTGGCGCGTCTCAGACGACAAAGGAAGCAAGTGCTCTCCCTGctccagtgtgtgtctgtgcgctGACATTGATGGCGTGGATGTAGAATAATTCGCCCAGGAGGGAacgggtctctctctctctctctttcattcctctgtgCAAATTCACTCCAaagcaaaataaacacaaaaagcGGCGAACGAGTTTGTTTCAATGTATCAGTCTAACGACGTGAGTGCACCACAACTTGCAACATTGGAGCAGAAAAGTGGGAGGCTGATGTCTCGGGGGAGTACAAAAAAAACAcgcgagcacacacacacacaccactcccTTTTCTTTGTCAAATAACACCAGGTAACAGttagagaacaaaaaaaaaacaaagcacacaGGAAACCACGGCGGGGATAATGCAGCACTGTTAGTGGGATAAAAGCACAAGTTTGGAGGGAAATAATTTGCAAGCCAGCGGTTTACCTTGTCTCCCCACTATTTCGGCCACATGTTCAGAGCTGGGCACTGGGACGCATTCTGTTATGTTGCAGCCTCGTCCTTTGGTCTCACTTGAGGAGCTCTCGTACAGGGCGCACAACTTGCTTTTCCCTTGCAGGATCGCCGTGTCCCCGCCACCTCCGATGCTATTCGTGTGGTTGTGGtggttgttgttattgttactcCGGTCCTGTACTCCTGTTGTTGGGGCTCCGCCGCCGTCCTCGCCTTCCCCGAGCCCCAGTAGAGATAACTGGCCCAGCGCGACCCTGAGGGCACGGGAGTCGTCTTCCTCCTCATCGGGCGGCACAAGGAGACCTTCGCTTCCGAAGCCGGAGCCGGCCAGATCCCCGCCGTAGCCCCCATTTTTCTCCATGATCCCTGCTAGAACCAGCAGGCTAGGCATGGCTAACAAAAGAGTGTGTGAGACAAAGACAGGGAAAGAGACTGGAGAAACAGCACCCGTGCCGCCTCCTCctcgcccccctcctccttccaatTCCCCCCCTTTGCGCTAGTCCCTCCCATAGACCggccccctctctctctatccgcCAGACTTTTCAGTACAGTAGTCTCTCCCCGAGCTCTAGGCAAACGGGACACAAGGCCGTCTGCGCGATAGATGGGGCTGGGCGATGTGTTGCTCCACCCAGTCTGGTTTACACAGCTCCCCTCCTCTCCGAGACAAAACGAGCCGCCCTCCCGTTGTACCATTCCGTCTCAGGTTCCCAAGCCTGTGGCATCTCACATCGAGCTGCCTCCCGTCACCtatagaaaaagaagaaaaaaatgcctCACCGTTCACCTCCTGCACCTCGCTCCTATTCGTTAACGCAGGCTCGCCCGCAGCTCCACAGCTGCAGCGTATAGCCTGAAAAACCGCATTTTTTTGGCGACTTATGTAAGAATGGCCATCCAGGATGTAAACACTTCTGAATCAAAAGGTGCAACTACAGTGCGCACATGGTCtagtggtgctgctgctgaaaagaTGATGTCAACTTTTAGCTTTGGTAGCAAAAACGAGCAGCTCCGGTGTATTTTGAGGGCAATGTGGACTATCTGACATGAATTTTGAGTGTAAAGGagtttgtgacatttttttttgggggggggggggggggggtccgcCCACCTCTATGTAGCCGTGCTTTGCGGCAGGTCACCGCGTTGTTGTCTCCGGCGCCGTTGCGCATGAGGATGTTATGtataggagggagagagagagagagagagagggtgtctgGGTGGGGGGGAGGTGGGGGCTGTAGCCTATACgagcaggagaagagaaagggagTTGTCAGACAGGCGTTGCAGACCCTATGCAGCGGGTGAACCATCAGAAAAGCCCTTGCACATTTcccgttaaaaaaaaaagaagaagaagaagggtgCAGCAGCCCCGGTGAACAAAGAACCGCGCCGTTGGTTTCGCGTACAGACTCCCCAAGATGTCCTCGACAGAAGCCACGCCTGACAGCATGGTTGTAGTATAACACAAAGACTCAAACTgcagttaataataatactactgaTAATTATTATATCGCACAGTTAATGCTTATCGTttgactttctttctttgtttgtttgtttttttttacatcacattttcattgttCAAAACAGGCACAGCAAAGTACTTAGAAGTTGCATTTATTGCCAATAAAACCtgcaaatgtgtatttatctacaattaatacaaaatatcagaaaaaataCATGGATGTTTTTCTTATATgatataaatattgtttttaacagtgttaaaaaatattattacacTTGGGTCACCACCATAAATTAAGCTTTGGGGAAATTTTGGACCAGGTGTAGATTTATCCACACAGCAACAACTGAAGTCCTTGTTTTGAGCTTCATCAAAGTGTCAGTCTAACTCCAGCTTGGCCTGTTGTTGCCATCTGTGCTTATATGCACGTGTCAGGCTACCTGAATGACAAGGCAAACTCTGGAGATGTTTACTCTCCACCCCACTCAAAATTAAAAGACTTCTTcatatgtgttttaaatgaccCAATCAAACACCGAAGTTTAGGGGCTCGGCCCCTGGAATCGTAAATTGCTCTTAAGTGAAATGTCTTTGaaatctgtcagtgtgtgtgtgtgtgtgtgtgtgtgtgcgcgcgctttGTGCTCCCAGGGGAGGTGTTGAATTCACTGTGAtgatttttgtgcattttaacCCCATCTATTAAATTCAATTTCTTATTCTCCACGTGGTGTTTTCCCACACTGTAACTGGGTTACAActttaataacaaaaacaaaaatacactcaGTCTTCCATTTGAGCTTACGCGACAGACTGAGCATGACATGTGACTACTAGAGAGATTCAGCATGAATATTTTAGCATTTCTAGTGAGAACGCCTTCTGCCTTTTAATAACACAGAATAGAGCAACAATACAATCACGAATTTCCAAACACCAGGTCTGTAAATAGAAACAATGTacatgttgtgataaaatggTACCAGAAAGATGGAGCGTGTGTATTTACATGCATAATCATAGTCTAGACGCGCTCTCAGGGTGCCAATCAGAAAGGGGTTCGTTCCCCAAGGGTGTGTTGCAGATGAGAACTCACAGGGAGACTCCTGGTATGAGGCCAGGATTAAAACATCCCCCACTCCACCCAATAACATGgataaaaaacagcagcaggaggagagcaggatCGCGTGATGCATGAAGGACCAGAGGGTGGGCCCGGGGGGTCTGCCCCCAATCCCCACCCCACCTAGAGGAGAGGCCAGAGGATTGGGTGGGAGCACGGTTGGGATGGGGACAAGCACCACACAAGGGCTGGCCTCTCAGTGGTGCACCGACCATGGTAGTGTGTCCAAGAGGTCGTCTGGCTCCATTAAAAGGGGTCCGCGGGGAACCGAGAGCCCCAATCAATAAAAAGCATGGATCAGGGATAGTGTTTCCCCCCTTTCACAATCTTCTCTCTgccttaatgtgtgtgttttggtgtggCTTGTTGGAGGCCTGATTGGTGATGCTGTTGTACCACATAACCTCTGTGACCCTGAATAAACCTCCTCTGGTTTGGAGCAGGCTTACAGCTGTCTGATGTGGTCACTGCCTATAGCTGAAGGCTGCAATTGTCATCTGTACtcatatgtgtgcatgtgagtgtgtgtgtgtgttacaggatACTTGTGAAACTCAGAGTGAGGTCATGTTACTTGCACATAAAAAACTCAATGATCTTGACCATCTGGTCGTCAGAGTGgtcccctttctctttttttccctctgatgAAAGGCTGACTGGCATCTTTGGGGAGATGCTTTGGTTTACGGTGCTGCAGAGACACACCAATCTCTTTGTCCAAGAGCCCATGCAAATATTGCTTCCACCTATGGACAGTATCCGTCTTTCAAAAGGGGACAGGCTTAATAGGCTGTAAAGATATGTCTGAGAATCCCTAAAGGACGTCCCTTTGACTTCCATGGCCAGATGTCCTTTTCAAGACTTTTCTGGTGCCCCGCTGTCACTTGAATGAGGCTTCTGCGAGCACAAAGGGACATGTTGGCTAAGCACCACGTGCTGATGCCACAGTGAACGGGCTCACAGGGATGATGTAAGACCTCATGCAAATGATACCACATCTTGTGCTCATAAGCTGACGTGAGCCCTGAAATCGATCAGCTGAACAagtgaaacagaaaatgaagagGCTACTTTGTGTTTCCGTAAATAGAAACAatgtctatttttttgtttctcatttgtgttgtttttatttgctgtaagttttttccccccactgttTTCAAGTAAGCAggcaaaagcagcagcagacagactgcACACAATAATGACACTAGATcgcaaacaaacaacaacaaaattgtTTAAGAGAACAGAGAAAATGTGAGATGGAGAGGCAGTGGTGGAATACACTCTGAAAGGAAAGATCATCACCAAACATGAAGCAACTGAGTGTTTCTGGCAGTCATTTTAGAATCACCagaatgtttattttttctgcagGTCGACCGACACACAGGGACCCAGATAATGAGGCCTTTTCCTCCCAAACTCTGCTGTCTGTGGTCAGCAAAAATAACCACACCAAGCAAAAAGTGAAgctctatgtgtatgtgtttcacCCTTATTTGAATGCTCTAAGACAAGGCTCTCTGTGAAGTAATCAAATATTGCTGATGATTTTTAGACAAAGCCCAAATACAATGACATAATTTCAATGTAATTCAATTCAAATCTAGGTTTTCACCCTGGAGTCAATCCTATTGGGTATGCTTATTCAGTTTGTACAATGCATGGGGATTTCCTCGGAGAGCTGTGCGATCCACAAGTACACTTGTTAGAAAACtattgtgtgtcagtgtgagtgaGACGGCTGAATGTGTTGTGTTATCCCCACTGCTGGCTGTTTATTAGGGCTGTAACTAGagattatttacattatagATTAATCTGTCATTTAGTTTTTGTCAGTGGTTCTAGGGGTGGCAATTTCAGGCTGTTGGCCCACCACTTACTGGCCAAAATATTTCAAGAACTATTAGCTGGATTATCATGAAATTTCATTCCCACATTCATAGACCTCAGAGGGTGAAGTTTAATAGCTTTGGTGATCGATCGCTTGACATTTCTCGGCttttttttagttaaatgtCTCAAAAACTGATGGATTGATGGTTGTGAAATTTGATACAGACATTAATTTCCCCCTCAGAATGAATTTTAATAACCTCAGTGACCCCCTGACCTTCCCTATAAAACTTTCATCTTAAAGTAagtaatgacattcccatcagcctcatttctaattagctaatgttagcatgctagtgAATGTGGTAAACATTATAGCTgcaaaacatcagcatgttagcatcgTCATTGAGAGcatattatgatgatgatgtcagcacTCAGTCCAAAGCACCACTGTGCCTAATTACAGTTTTACACAGCTGCTAGCATTGCTGTAGGTGACAACTTCAGATTGCTTGTCTTGTCCAAACAACAGTCCGAAACCCAAAGGTATTAAAAACCAGAGCAAAGAAAAAAGGTGgaaaattctcacatttgagaagctagaGTTATTTGCAAATTGCTTGATAAAGAATGACCTCATCATTAAAATTATCACCCATTCCTTTTCTTTTGACTCCTTTATTCAAATGATCAGCCAATTGTTTCAGAACCTATGTTTGCATCAGAGTATTTGCAGCAAATCCTTCTGTGTGACAAACAGATCGACAGTTTTTCCATCTTTAAACTCTGTGAACACACAAACCCTCAGATAAATTCTCTGCTCGCCTGCTGTGATCCCCCCgtcccccacccaccccaccccaccactTCATCCtccaacaacaaacacacaaacaggggTGTTGTGACCGGGAGAGCTGGTGTCAGCTGGGAATATGAGTCAGGTAGTATGACTTCATTGCTTTTTACGGGTATTAGgtcatctctctcactctctttctctatttccagccccctcccctctctgtctctctaatcACATTGATGCTGTATGGCTAGTGACACGCCTAGTGATGAGTAAGGCTCACCTCACCGCTTGCTTCCCGTATGGTGGTGATCTCACACTCGTCACAGTCAGCTTTGAACTCAAGGAGTCCTGCTGGTCTTCACTTTCTTCTTGGCATCCTTTTCTCATTTTAGTGAATGCATTGCAGACAATGTAAGAATCGATTGATTCAGATATTACTTTTTCATTACACAACGAAAGATTGCATTTTTTAATCTGCAAAATGATTTAGTCATGGGATCAATATCACACTGTAAAATGATTTCTTGGGTTTCGTCTTAATCAAACATATTTTGTTAGTAAATTATGATGCCTTGTTAGGAATAAAAACTTGCACACCTAAGTGCACACAATGCAGCTCTGATGCACTTTAAGATTTGTTGATTTCAAGGATGAAGTGTGAAGTAGATAAGCTTTAAAAGCCTTCATTTTATTCTCAGACATGTCGTCAGTGATGGGAAGTAATGGAGTACATTTACTCATCCACTGTAATTAGATAGAAACAAAGGTTTTACTGCTTTACTCAAGtattcaaattttattttatatattttatttttcacttacTAATACTCCTATTACATTACATTGAAcagattatttatatatatatattgtatacaaTCTATTATCAGTTtaagaaatatgcatttttataGATAAACTTCACAACAGTAGGTAGTTAAAATGTTCTTCACTGTTATCAACTGCAACATTAACATTATATTTGAATGCATAGTAGTACAATAATATAACTCTGTAAAAAGCCATTCTGCATAATGagtactttgattttt is a window from the Scomber japonicus isolate fScoJap1 chromosome 10, fScoJap1.pri, whole genome shotgun sequence genome containing:
- the mex3a gene encoding RNA-binding protein MEX3A, producing the protein MPSLLVLAGIMEKNGGYGGDLAGSGFGSEGLLVPPDEEEDDSRALRVALGQLSLLGLGEGEDGGGAPTTGVQDRSNNNNNHHNHTNSIGGGGDTAILQGKSKLCALYESSSSETKGRGCNITECVPVPSSEHVAEIVGRQGCKIKALRAKTNTYIKTPVRGEEPVFLITGRKEDVALARREIISAAEHFSMLRASRNKLGVSFSGSPPTPLPGQTTIQVRVPYRVVGLVVGPKGSTIKRIQQQTCTYIVTPSRDRDPVFEITGSPSNAERAREEIEAHIAFRTGGLHDHNNENDCLGPNGGSSPAGSSGGLESRLQQVWGLQGGQRKPLTSSYRQNFSDAMVGGGGGGGGGGGEGGGIYNKGNFSSSGEKPCSYFGSEGTQSWGDPDYPKQVAFYAQQRSKSFGGLPLPLTRLSPGLPESCGGGSNNNSSVTSIVPVSGSPHAQARRAHSEPTSAGEGFPGRLPVPDSPPATVRDCMTCFESKVTAALVPCGHNLFCMECAIRICELNHPECPVCHTQVTQAIRIFS